In Vibrio diazotrophicus, the following proteins share a genomic window:
- a CDS encoding phage tail protein, with translation MSIPESALNYGSILTLLGENAEVNGKLNNKSITFTHIAIGDGNDQYVQPSRTQTTLVNEITRIPVTGMEKIEPSEEGGIPQLKVWAKIPDNIVDVAVREFAAIAVYDGNSYLHAVGNSVRIPILSGVNNGGEVNDIYIEMTFAVTSLDPIIMIDPSIVTATRKYVDDKDKAHTDAPDPHPQYPLATKAQGLEYDPDRTYYCGDTCYTRVADRTYQWEAYSLEPFSGKDPNDPLNRRVGWTDVTKPFYWKPRSSKVSGETMAWDNDAIPENMVLGIGQQLPVAVYHSLATAKPEWIDEVDNTLLNIPDRQGRFVRAADGTTWLAGEAHEDAFQGHSIAVRTIAHGSYAHVPSPSGTPWALGGPNIVIGTSSYTADSNDDGMIADEFINDGTNGTPRTADETMPKAYIEWVGYAL, from the coding sequence ATGAGCATTCCAGAATCTGCGCTGAACTATGGTTCAATTCTCACCTTGCTAGGTGAAAATGCAGAAGTTAACGGGAAGCTGAATAATAAGTCGATTACCTTTACTCATATTGCGATTGGTGATGGTAACGACCAGTATGTTCAACCTTCTCGAACTCAAACGACATTGGTCAATGAAATTACTCGCATCCCAGTTACGGGGATGGAGAAAATTGAACCATCAGAAGAGGGCGGTATCCCTCAGTTAAAAGTTTGGGCAAAAATTCCAGATAATATCGTTGATGTCGCAGTGCGAGAGTTTGCGGCCATTGCGGTTTATGATGGCAATTCTTACCTCCACGCTGTAGGTAACTCGGTTCGTATTCCAATTCTGTCTGGTGTCAACAATGGCGGAGAAGTGAATGATATCTACATTGAGATGACGTTCGCTGTTACATCACTCGATCCCATTATCATGATTGACCCGTCTATTGTGACGGCCACTCGCAAATATGTGGATGATAAAGATAAGGCTCATACTGATGCTCCAGATCCGCACCCACAGTACCCCCTAGCCACAAAAGCCCAAGGTTTAGAATACGACCCAGACCGCACTTACTACTGCGGTGATACCTGTTACACCCGAGTAGCAGATAGAACTTATCAGTGGGAAGCCTACAGTTTAGAGCCGTTCAGTGGTAAAGACCCAAACGACCCATTAAACCGCCGCGTCGGCTGGACAGATGTGACTAAACCGTTCTACTGGAAACCGCGCTCTTCCAAAGTTTCAGGTGAAACTATGGCGTGGGATAACGATGCAATTCCAGAAAACATGGTACTTGGTATTGGTCAGCAATTACCTGTAGCGGTGTATCACTCGCTGGCTACGGCAAAGCCTGAATGGATTGATGAGGTAGACAATACGTTACTTAACATTCCCGACCGACAAGGGCGTTTTGTTCGTGCGGCTGATGGTACTACTTGGTTAGCTGGTGAAGCGCATGAAGATGCGTTCCAAGGCCATAGCATTGCTGTAAGGACGATAGCTCATGGTAGTTATGCGCACGTTCCAAGCCCAAGCGGTACGCCTTGGGCGCTTGGTGGACCAAATATAGTTATTGGCACTAGTTCGTATACTGCGGATTCAAATGATGATGGCATGATCGCTGATGAGTTTATTAACGATGGTACAAATGGAACTCCAAGAACAGCAGATGAAACCATGCCAAAGGCTTACATTGAATGGGTAGGATACGCACTATGA
- a CDS encoding baseplate assembly protein, whose protein sequence is MNQIEISQLPPPEIVQQLDASIPRDRMLARFAELMDTNVPKAGDPLYFAFSAMGEEVTRARQEFQDISLENMVAYATGYNLQRLADWRPVEKFDTETDDEFRRRVQMAPESFSTAGPDGAYIFHALAADEDVQDAYPDSPDGFIVDLYILSRTGDGTAPQALLDKVNSYVSKDNLRPLNDKLTVKSAVIKPYVIEVELTLPNGPGESETITQATKRLQSLVTETHVLGGQVSLSLINAAAHVQSEGSDSNVSFQPVIDVNILQPAASVLCAMTEAPYCTDIIVTQAGAV, encoded by the coding sequence GTGAACCAAATTGAAATATCACAACTACCACCACCTGAAATTGTACAGCAGTTGGATGCGTCTATTCCTCGTGACCGCATGTTGGCTCGTTTTGCTGAGCTTATGGATACCAATGTCCCTAAAGCGGGGGATCCGCTTTATTTTGCGTTTTCGGCAATGGGGGAAGAAGTCACCCGAGCTCGCCAAGAGTTCCAAGATATTTCACTGGAAAACATGGTGGCCTACGCAACAGGCTACAACTTGCAACGCTTAGCTGACTGGCGTCCAGTAGAAAAATTCGATACGGAAACGGATGATGAATTTCGTCGTCGCGTTCAGATGGCTCCAGAAAGCTTCTCAACAGCAGGTCCTGATGGCGCTTATATTTTCCATGCTTTAGCTGCAGATGAAGATGTTCAGGATGCATACCCTGATAGCCCAGACGGTTTCATCGTCGATTTATACATACTTAGCAGAACGGGCGATGGCACAGCACCACAAGCTTTGCTTGATAAGGTAAACAGCTATGTTAGCAAGGACAACCTAAGACCGTTGAACGATAAGCTGACGGTTAAATCCGCAGTCATTAAACCTTATGTGATTGAAGTTGAGCTGACGTTGCCAAATGGTCCAGGTGAAAGTGAAACTATCACCCAAGCAACTAAACGACTACAGAGTTTAGTCACTGAAACACACGTTCTTGGTGGGCAAGTTTCTCTGTCTTTGATTAACGCTGCAGCTCATGTTCAAAGTGAAGGCTCAGATTCCAATGTGAGTTTTCAGCCCGTCATCGATGTCAATATTCTTCAACCTGCTGCTTCAGTGCTGTGCGCAATGACAGAGGCGCCTTACTGCACGGACATCATCGTTACTCAGGCTGGTGCTGTGTAA
- a CDS encoding tail protein X produces MTKYITKEGDQIDDIAYRYYDGMPGAYEAVLKANRGLSALPHPLAAGVEIELPVLEQPAQEEEISLWD; encoded by the coding sequence ATGACCAAGTACATCACAAAAGAAGGTGACCAAATTGATGACATCGCATACCGCTATTACGACGGTATGCCAGGAGCCTATGAAGCCGTATTAAAAGCCAATCGAGGGCTTTCGGCATTGCCACATCCTTTAGCGGCTGGCGTAGAAATAGAACTGCCTGTTCTCGAGCAACCGGCACAAGAAGAAGAGATCAGCTTATGGGATTGA
- a CDS encoding KAP family P-loop NTPase fold protein yields MTQTIEMKWDTEENILGEFCPADKLDRVKYAQFLTGFLAGQGFDETKEKKEQKKNYVLNLNSEWGSGKTYFLKRWYNDLQQHYPVVYVDAWKQDYSDDPLMTVISSMTKQLREQAGKAEDDPKFKAPRKALGLLKAALPSAAGALAKRYLGIDPVAIMEAADEGEVGETIKDAEGKDIDMGAAASKLVQYLLDEHDAKSDAISSLKKSVEQWIEAAKGNKKLSYPAFIFIDELDRCRPSYAVEMLETIKHIFDIPGVVFVVGTDTEQLQHAVKAIYGEGFDARTYLGRFFNSRCTLKKPTFNHLLNSHCDLHKLSNEYLNNSKLSLWPTQNKAYLDAYNIISRILESFNLSPRQAIQITDRVIAIMSAHNSSAHINLPYLVCHLCLQEISPQQYRKWREEGVCEFEVFKTEKANNISTLCFNLIPQDLVERFWIEEHITANNNWPSKLYKCSINNFIIEVSRVISNSDKPHVINDDHRDLMEHYIAQIEPRNYQRPTYMEELSWIMLDLINSNKGKPIQNEDYYFNLVELSYCIDTELS; encoded by the coding sequence ATGACACAAACAATAGAAATGAAATGGGATACCGAAGAAAACATTCTTGGTGAGTTCTGCCCAGCAGATAAGCTTGACCGCGTAAAATACGCCCAGTTTTTAACCGGTTTCCTTGCTGGTCAGGGCTTCGATGAAACCAAAGAAAAAAAAGAACAAAAAAAGAACTATGTTCTCAATCTCAATTCTGAATGGGGTTCTGGCAAAACCTACTTCCTAAAGCGTTGGTACAACGATTTACAACAACATTACCCAGTCGTTTACGTTGATGCATGGAAGCAGGACTATTCTGATGACCCATTGATGACGGTCATTTCATCAATGACTAAGCAACTTAGGGAGCAAGCTGGAAAAGCAGAAGATGATCCTAAATTTAAAGCTCCCAGAAAAGCCCTAGGTTTACTCAAAGCAGCTCTACCAAGCGCCGCTGGAGCATTAGCAAAACGTTATTTGGGTATAGACCCCGTGGCAATAATGGAAGCCGCAGATGAAGGTGAAGTAGGTGAAACGATAAAAGATGCTGAAGGTAAAGATATAGATATGGGAGCAGCGGCTTCCAAACTTGTTCAGTACCTTTTGGATGAACACGATGCCAAAAGTGACGCGATTAGCAGCCTAAAAAAATCAGTAGAACAATGGATTGAAGCGGCTAAGGGAAACAAAAAGCTCAGCTATCCAGCATTCATCTTCATTGACGAACTAGACCGTTGCCGCCCAAGTTATGCTGTAGAAATGCTAGAAACCATAAAGCACATTTTTGATATACCTGGAGTTGTGTTTGTGGTGGGTACTGATACAGAGCAGCTGCAACATGCAGTTAAGGCTATTTATGGCGAAGGATTTGATGCCAGGACTTACTTAGGTAGGTTTTTTAATAGTCGTTGTACGTTGAAAAAACCAACATTTAATCATCTTTTGAATTCTCATTGCGATCTACATAAATTATCCAATGAGTATTTAAACAATAGCAAATTATCTTTATGGCCAACCCAAAACAAAGCCTATTTAGATGCGTACAATATCATCAGCCGTATTCTAGAGTCCTTCAACCTTTCACCCAGACAGGCGATTCAGATAACAGATAGAGTCATTGCAATAATGAGCGCACATAATTCGTCTGCTCATATTAACCTACCTTATTTAGTTTGCCATTTATGCCTACAAGAAATATCCCCTCAACAATATCGAAAATGGAGAGAAGAAGGTGTATGTGAGTTTGAAGTCTTCAAAACAGAAAAAGCAAACAACATAAGTACACTATGCTTTAACTTGATTCCTCAAGACTTAGTTGAACGATTCTGGATAGAAGAACATATAACCGCCAATAATAACTGGCCTTCTAAACTTTATAAATGTTCTATAAATAATTTTATCATTGAAGTATCTAGAGTCATTAGTAACTCTGATAAACCACATGTTATCAATGATGACCACCGTGATCTTATGGAGCACTATATTGCTCAGATAGAACCGAGAAATTATCAACGCCCAACTTATATGGAAGAATTATCTTGGATTATGTTAGATCTAATTAACTCTAACAAAGGTAAACCAATTCAAAATGAAGATTACTACTTCAATCTTGTTGAACTGTCTTACTGTATAGACACTGAACTAAGCTAA
- a CDS encoding phage regulatory CII family protein, whose amino-acid sequence MTSVIEAALTCEFPQVVNASYSTLKQFNNTAELERLLGKRPGVLPNEINPNQHGHKFGLFDALRLMKLTGDIQILRSIASELGYSLYFLGDYSGISDVELLNSYSQWHAEIGDVNRAIAEALEDGDIEQHEFERIERELRETFTAALALLERLRALVVVN is encoded by the coding sequence ATGACATCAGTTATTGAAGCGGCTCTTACCTGTGAATTCCCTCAGGTAGTGAATGCCAGCTACAGCACGTTAAAACAATTCAACAACACTGCAGAACTTGAACGTCTGCTGGGTAAGCGCCCGGGCGTTCTTCCTAATGAGATCAACCCTAATCAACATGGTCACAAGTTTGGGCTGTTTGATGCTTTACGCCTTATGAAGCTAACGGGAGACATTCAAATCCTCCGCTCTATCGCTTCCGAACTTGGCTACTCGCTTTATTTCCTCGGTGATTATTCCGGCATTTCTGATGTTGAGCTGCTGAACAGTTATAGCCAATGGCATGCCGAAATCGGCGATGTGAACCGCGCTATTGCTGAAGCATTAGAAGACGGTGATATCGAACAACATGAATTCGAAAGAATTGAACGTGAATTACGTGAAACGTTTACGGCTGCTTTGGCGCTGTTAGAACGTCTTCGTGCACTAGTTGTAGTGAATTAA
- a CDS encoding phage tail assembly protein, with protein sequence MYQPIKIALQVPQKLDGQEQTVLTMRPPTTNDVILAQKNSRLAHNGEFYDDNAEHEAHLFANLTNTTREFIGSLAQYDYLQLQKAYDCFLLPIQQYVAKSALLFPSSAVESPSKSSDD encoded by the coding sequence ATGTATCAACCAATTAAAATCGCTCTGCAGGTACCACAGAAGCTCGACGGTCAGGAACAAACCGTTTTAACCATGCGACCACCGACAACCAACGATGTCATTCTGGCGCAGAAGAACAGCCGCTTGGCTCATAACGGTGAATTTTATGATGATAACGCAGAGCATGAAGCGCACTTGTTTGCCAACCTGACGAACACGACCCGCGAGTTCATTGGTAGCTTAGCGCAATATGACTACCTGCAACTGCAAAAGGCGTATGACTGTTTTTTGCTGCCGATCCAGCAGTATGTCGCCAAGTCTGCATTGCTATTTCCAAGTTCTGCGGTGGAGTCTCCTTCGAAGAGCTCCGACGATTAA
- a CDS encoding dTDP-glucose pyrophosphorylase produces the protein MATGINENTGLLITDAAERKQRLNRCFKTRRGSLPLNRAYGSNLPDRVDRNITPDLAIDIYADVADAIAHPPNGFTDELKLVKTWLEYGENEVTLSVEVELLFDGSIEEISGLSL, from the coding sequence ATGGCCACAGGAATTAACGAAAATACCGGCTTACTGATAACCGATGCGGCAGAACGTAAGCAACGTCTGAATCGTTGTTTTAAAACTCGCAGAGGTTCTTTACCGCTTAACCGTGCTTATGGTTCAAACTTGCCGGACAGAGTGGATAGAAATATCACGCCCGACTTAGCTATCGATATTTATGCCGACGTGGCTGACGCTATCGCTCACCCTCCAAACGGATTCACTGACGAGCTAAAACTAGTGAAAACATGGCTAGAGTACGGAGAAAATGAAGTGACGTTATCTGTGGAAGTAGAGCTACTTTTTGACGGCTCCATCGAAGAGATTTCGGGGTTAAGCTTGTGA
- a CDS encoding phage tail protein I, translating to MASVFVSKLPPSASKMERVMEQVFWEELALIERDIRNFYDPYQCRVDLLPYLAWEMSVDYWDENWSEQTKRDVIAASNPIHTTKGTRYALDKSIESIRDDGLSVTEWFDDEANLAPGFFRVNLEARNSDIDENTVPQIYTAVNNAKNTRSHLESISITSQIQNPINIGVLSRMGLAIRSGPWRTENIVSSVNVEHVSFVRLGMIIRSGALPLELE from the coding sequence ATGGCATCGGTATTTGTTAGCAAGTTGCCACCATCAGCATCGAAGATGGAACGAGTGATGGAGCAAGTCTTCTGGGAAGAACTTGCTCTTATTGAACGCGACATTCGCAACTTTTACGACCCATATCAGTGCCGAGTAGATTTACTCCCGTATTTAGCCTGGGAAATGAGCGTTGACTATTGGGATGAGAATTGGAGCGAGCAAACCAAGCGCGATGTTATTGCGGCTTCTAATCCGATTCACACCACCAAAGGGACTCGTTACGCTCTGGATAAAAGCATCGAATCTATTCGAGATGATGGTTTGAGCGTTACAGAATGGTTTGATGACGAAGCGAATCTAGCCCCCGGTTTTTTCCGAGTTAACTTGGAGGCTCGCAATTCCGACATCGATGAAAACACGGTACCGCAAATCTATACGGCAGTGAATAACGCCAAAAATACACGCTCTCACTTAGAGAGTATTTCTATTACCAGTCAAATCCAGAATCCTATCAATATTGGTGTATTGAGCCGAATGGGCTTAGCGATTCGCTCTGGCCCATGGCGAACCGAAAACATTGTTAGCTCAGTTAATGTTGAGCATGTCAGTTTTGTTCGCCTTGGTATGATCATTCGATCTGGCGCATTACCCTTGGAGTTAGAATGA
- a CDS encoding helix-turn-helix domain-containing protein: protein MDFSFEERLNNVLDDRKQTPWGKGLGFTSASISHIFSGGRIPGPEFLQAICKAENVNLNWLLSGKGKPFNVTYIQSAEDFVVYVNTMLTDENWQVCVCSLSEQTVLVLTQPAQYEFKGKWIDYTLCEVLVGQGSEKLAWILNHHQNERDTYSTPNLPSNILKKIARGELGTYALLHHPDYRLENWIQPAPKESLEYEPEMSHSTPISVSLMRSVVKLVDQCERETKQNLDSDQKARVITAVYRQAEKLGLSEEEISSAIETSFDVLKD, encoded by the coding sequence ATGGACTTTTCTTTTGAGGAACGTCTCAATAATGTGTTGGATGACCGTAAACAAACGCCATGGGGGAAAGGCCTAGGGTTTACTAGTGCCTCAATTTCACACATTTTTTCAGGGGGACGAATCCCTGGGCCGGAGTTTCTTCAGGCAATCTGCAAAGCAGAGAATGTAAACCTAAACTGGCTACTATCAGGTAAAGGAAAGCCCTTTAACGTAACTTATATTCAAAGTGCAGAAGACTTTGTTGTGTACGTGAATACCATGCTGACAGATGAGAACTGGCAAGTCTGTGTCTGTTCTCTATCAGAGCAAACAGTCTTAGTTCTAACTCAACCAGCTCAGTATGAGTTTAAAGGTAAATGGATTGATTACACTTTGTGCGAAGTGCTCGTTGGGCAGGGAAGTGAAAAGCTTGCTTGGATATTGAACCATCATCAAAACGAAAGAGATACTTACTCAACACCAAACTTACCTAGTAATATTTTGAAAAAAATAGCTCGTGGCGAGCTTGGAACATATGCACTTCTTCATCATCCAGATTACCGTTTGGAAAATTGGATACAGCCCGCTCCAAAAGAATCACTAGAGTATGAACCAGAGATGAGTCATAGCACCCCAATCTCAGTGTCACTAATGCGCTCTGTTGTGAAGCTGGTTGATCAGTGTGAAAGAGAAACAAAACAAAATCTTGATAGTGACCAAAAGGCTCGTGTGATTACTGCTGTTTACCGTCAAGCGGAGAAGCTTGGTTTATCTGAAGAAGAAATATCTTCAGCCATCGAAACTTCTTTTGATGTACTCAAGGACTGA
- a CDS encoding phage tail protein, translating to MADVMMALGEYRFSIDTAALQSISETYAWRWADKNLAGRKPRSQFIGGDLATLRFEGTIYPHFRGGLGQTDKMKAEGDKGKPLRMIDGLGRDWGLWTMRTLEVNKTKLFTKGVARKIEFTIEIKEYPDKE from the coding sequence ATGGCAGATGTAATGATGGCACTGGGTGAATATCGCTTCAGTATCGATACCGCCGCGCTGCAAAGCATCAGTGAAACCTACGCTTGGCGCTGGGCTGATAAGAATTTGGCAGGTCGAAAGCCCCGTTCACAATTCATTGGTGGTGACTTGGCCACACTGCGTTTTGAAGGAACCATTTATCCGCATTTTCGAGGCGGCTTAGGACAAACCGACAAAATGAAAGCAGAAGGGGATAAAGGCAAACCGCTGCGCATGATTGATGGTTTAGGTAGAGACTGGGGCTTATGGACAATGCGAACGCTGGAAGTGAACAAAACCAAACTCTTCACCAAAGGTGTGGCGCGTAAAATCGAATTCACCATCGAGATCAAAGAGTATCCAGATAAGGAATAG
- a CDS encoding tyrosine-type recombinase/integrase, which produces MNTLSTQNLSSSINLFLHYFTEQEEKKLFKTVKDTQGIYAKRDYYWMLLMRETAIRLGVLAGPDAGKAQRHDLPMIGLTVGDAERSLQEGYLVYDSMNAKNLKKHPIALNKSATSALRHLLKIHKEMSEGIDWETPRLDRPLFLSRNNQAMSRRSFQHRFTQWCRVAEVPAGTPHWLRHSWAKRFLERTTSPDALRRVQAVLGHTNLSTTSIYTAPDRESLDSAMREASTCFR; this is translated from the coding sequence ATGAATACTTTATCAACTCAAAATCTAAGTTCTTCAATCAATCTGTTTCTGCACTATTTCACTGAGCAGGAAGAGAAAAAACTATTTAAAACGGTGAAGGACACACAAGGCATTTATGCAAAAAGAGATTATTACTGGATGCTACTGATGCGTGAAACTGCGATTCGTTTAGGAGTGTTAGCTGGCCCTGATGCAGGTAAAGCACAACGTCACGACTTGCCTATGATTGGGCTAACGGTTGGTGACGCTGAACGCAGCTTGCAAGAAGGCTATTTGGTTTACGACAGCATGAACGCTAAGAACCTTAAGAAGCACCCGATCGCTTTAAACAAGTCAGCAACCAGTGCGCTAAGACACTTACTTAAAATTCATAAAGAAATGAGCGAAGGCATCGATTGGGAAACGCCACGACTAGACCGTCCTCTTTTTCTTAGCCGAAACAATCAGGCGATGAGTCGCCGTTCTTTCCAACACCGTTTTACACAGTGGTGCCGAGTTGCCGAAGTACCTGCAGGAACACCGCACTGGTTACGCCATTCATGGGCGAAACGCTTTTTAGAACGCACAACGTCACCAGATGCGTTGCGTAGAGTTCAAGCGGTGCTTGGACACACGAACCTTTCTACCACCTCGATCTATACGGCACCTGACCGTGAGTCTCTGGATTCAGCTATGAGAGAGGCAAGCACATGTTTTCGATAG
- a CDS encoding contractile injection system protein, VgrG/Pvc8 family has translation MGLNNYKIVANGKDITPTIRDFFVRLVINDAAGIDSDSFELVLADDGKIAFPRNEATMQIYTGKDDKHLVFRGSYTVNSVKLRSPEKQIVLSGDAANLGGTFKTQRDYTWQTTTLKTLVETVAQRNGLTPSVSAEYANTTIEHYIQAGQSDSDLVTELATEHGATMKVANKKLVFFPRGDNQSVSGKTLPAVAVHLTDETEAEITLEGTGKFQAVEAYWQAVAEGQKQAVRAGESTGKVKKLSKVYPTQAAAKAAAQSALYREQCGDYKLTLDEMPFIPGIQAERNIVLSGHTRKEFNTYWMCQSVREVLDENGHVLSGEFVIPKQDVGDIPRL, from the coding sequence ATGGGATTGAACAACTACAAAATTGTCGCTAACGGTAAAGACATCACCCCAACCATTCGCGATTTCTTTGTGCGCCTTGTTATCAATGACGCAGCGGGTATCGATAGCGATAGCTTCGAACTGGTACTGGCCGACGATGGCAAAATAGCGTTCCCGCGCAATGAAGCCACCATGCAAATCTACACAGGGAAAGATGATAAACACTTGGTGTTCAGGGGCAGTTACACCGTTAACTCAGTAAAACTGCGCAGCCCTGAAAAACAAATTGTGCTCTCTGGCGATGCTGCGAACCTAGGCGGCACTTTTAAAACTCAGCGTGATTACACCTGGCAAACAACCACACTGAAAACTCTGGTTGAAACCGTGGCACAACGTAACGGCTTAACGCCTTCGGTGTCTGCAGAATATGCCAATACCACAATTGAACACTACATTCAGGCAGGCCAAAGCGATTCCGATTTAGTGACAGAACTGGCAACCGAGCATGGTGCCACCATGAAAGTGGCCAATAAAAAACTCGTCTTTTTTCCTCGCGGAGATAACCAAAGCGTAAGCGGTAAAACCTTACCTGCGGTAGCAGTGCATCTAACCGATGAGACAGAAGCAGAAATCACTCTAGAAGGAACCGGAAAGTTTCAGGCGGTAGAAGCCTACTGGCAAGCCGTAGCTGAAGGGCAAAAACAAGCGGTACGAGCGGGGGAAAGCACAGGCAAAGTGAAGAAACTCAGCAAGGTGTACCCAACACAGGCGGCAGCGAAAGCAGCTGCTCAGTCTGCTTTGTATCGTGAACAGTGCGGTGATTACAAACTCACCTTAGATGAAATGCCATTTATCCCTGGCATACAGGCCGAGCGCAATATTGTGTTATCCGGACACACGAGAAAGGAGTTCAACACCTACTGGATGTGCCAAAGCGTAAGGGAAGTACTGGATGAAAACGGGCATGTATTAAGCGGGGAGTTTGTTATCCCCAAACAGGATGTTGGGGATATACCGAGGTTATGA
- a CDS encoding phage major tail tube protein: MERRPPKVLADYAWYQDGVGLLGLVSKVKLPALNRAVEEYIAGGMAGSIKIDMAAVEPEDIEITIAELNAETIVMYGLTNGYEKPFVFRSALQGQNGVESFTVKATGRVYGLDMGEIERKKLSEMNCKITWNTYTILSNGVELVHIDILGGIERVGGVDLRAGINKALGI, translated from the coding sequence ATGGAACGCAGACCACCAAAAGTGCTCGCCGATTATGCCTGGTATCAGGACGGCGTTGGCTTACTTGGCTTAGTGTCAAAAGTAAAACTGCCTGCTTTAAACCGAGCGGTGGAAGAATACATTGCTGGCGGTATGGCTGGTTCAATCAAAATCGATATGGCTGCGGTTGAACCGGAAGATATCGAAATCACCATCGCAGAACTGAATGCAGAAACCATTGTTATGTATGGCTTAACCAATGGCTATGAAAAGCCGTTTGTTTTCCGTTCCGCGCTGCAAGGTCAAAATGGTGTTGAAAGTTTTACAGTTAAAGCAACAGGTCGAGTTTACGGCTTGGATATGGGTGAGATTGAACGTAAAAAACTCTCTGAGATGAACTGCAAAATCACCTGGAACACTTACACCATTCTTTCTAACGGCGTTGAGCTAGTACACATCGATATTCTTGGCGGTATCGAGCGCGTAGGTGGCGTAGACCTGCGCGCTGGTATCAACAAAGCATTGGGTATTTAG
- a CDS encoding phage tail sheath C-terminal domain-containing protein has product MTFKHGIFGVTDNSGVRPMQMADTSFAVVVGTAPDADAETYPLNKPVLVAGNIHKIAKLDMVGNNAGTLPDALEAVYDQKRCAIAIIRVEEGVDTAATILNIIGGVDPVTGAKSGIEAILDVQSITGKRPRLLHVPDFLKEQAVLTKLLPIATRLRCKVFGECPGTTYEEAVAYRQLWGDKRLELFWPRMVNAEGRLVPMSSYMLGLEIQKDQDPNYGYSASISNLKINGTLGTEIPIDYADGDTNCMAHLLNENQITTVILDDGYRSWGNLSCSDDPKWQFNSHVRVNDMILDMITTSLKWARDRKILRTFVEDVTDSVQQGLDGETRAGHLYGATAWADPDLNPPESIIAGNFYLDYDFTPPGIAQNITVTSHFINDYADVIFE; this is encoded by the coding sequence ATGACCTTTAAACATGGCATCTTTGGAGTAACCGACAACAGTGGTGTGCGACCAATGCAAATGGCCGACACGTCTTTTGCTGTTGTTGTGGGTACCGCTCCAGACGCAGATGCAGAAACTTATCCTCTAAACAAACCCGTTCTTGTGGCAGGTAACATTCACAAAATCGCTAAGCTCGATATGGTGGGTAACAACGCTGGCACACTGCCGGATGCACTCGAAGCAGTTTATGACCAAAAGCGCTGTGCTATTGCGATTATTCGCGTTGAAGAAGGTGTGGATACTGCGGCTACCATCCTCAATATCATTGGCGGTGTTGACCCAGTAACGGGGGCAAAGTCAGGCATTGAAGCCATTCTAGATGTGCAATCCATTACGGGTAAACGTCCTCGTTTATTGCATGTGCCTGACTTCTTAAAAGAGCAAGCAGTACTGACCAAGTTACTACCCATCGCCACCCGATTACGCTGCAAAGTGTTTGGTGAGTGTCCGGGAACCACTTACGAAGAAGCGGTGGCTTATCGTCAGTTGTGGGGAGACAAACGCTTAGAGTTATTCTGGCCACGAATGGTGAATGCCGAAGGTCGTTTGGTTCCGATGAGCTCGTACATGCTCGGTTTGGAAATCCAAAAAGACCAGGACCCAAACTACGGCTACAGCGCCTCAATCTCCAACTTAAAAATCAACGGTACCTTGGGCACTGAAATTCCAATTGATTATGCAGATGGTGATACCAACTGCATGGCGCACTTACTGAACGAAAACCAAATCACCACCGTGATTCTCGATGACGGCTACCGTTCTTGGGGCAACTTAAGCTGTAGTGATGATCCTAAATGGCAGTTCAACTCGCATGTGCGTGTCAACGACATGATTCTGGATATGATCACAACCAGCCTGAAATGGGCGCGTGACCGTAAAATCCTGCGCACTTTCGTGGAAGATGTGACGGACTCCGTGCAGCAAGGTTTGGATGGTGAAACCCGAGCAGGGCATCTATACGGTGCAACCGCTTGGGCCGACCCTGATTTAAATCCGCCAGAATCCATTATTGCGGGTAACTTCTATCTGGATTACGACTTCACTCCTCCTGGTATCGCTCAAAACATCACGGTCACCAGCCACTTTATTAACGATTACGCCGACGTAATCTTCGAGTAA